A DNA window from Micromonospora sp. NBC_01739 contains the following coding sequences:
- a CDS encoding MFS transporter, with translation MAETATPAAQDDTPPVNSTRRERTGWYFYDWANSAFQTTVITVFLGPFLTSVAKVAAGCQLEADDCTGYVYPLGIKVAAGSFYPYLISLSVLLTVFVLPVIGAIADRSLHKKRLLAATAFTGAFATIGMIFVTGDRYLLGGALFMVANIAFGAAIVVYNSFLPQLGGPDERDGISSRGWALGYLGGGVLLALNLVAVQSFGDGTAERTLDLARWSIVSAGLWWAAFTLVPLRWLREHPTAAALAAGGRGNVLTDGFRQLGRTLREIKAYPLTLFFLLAFLVYNDGIQTVITLASQYGTEELRLDQSTLIVTILLVQFLAFGGALGLGALAGRIGAWKTVLLSLVLWTAVIIGAFRLPAEAPLPFMILGAAIGLVLGGSQALSRSLFSQLIPAGKEGEYYGFYEISDKGTSWLGPLAFGLVFQLTNSYRVGLVSLLIFFVVGFALLLAVPMRRAIIAAGNTPPRVL, from the coding sequence ATGGCCGAGACGGCGACCCCCGCCGCGCAGGATGACACCCCGCCGGTGAACAGCACCCGCCGGGAGCGCACCGGCTGGTACTTCTACGACTGGGCCAACTCGGCCTTCCAGACCACCGTCATCACGGTGTTTCTCGGGCCCTTCCTGACCAGCGTGGCCAAGGTCGCCGCCGGGTGCCAACTGGAGGCCGACGACTGCACCGGGTACGTCTACCCGCTGGGCATCAAGGTCGCCGCCGGCTCCTTCTACCCGTACCTGATCTCGCTGTCGGTGCTGCTGACCGTCTTCGTGCTGCCGGTGATCGGGGCGATCGCCGACCGGTCGCTGCACAAGAAGCGGCTACTGGCCGCCACCGCCTTCACCGGCGCCTTCGCCACCATCGGCATGATCTTCGTGACCGGGGACCGGTACCTGCTAGGCGGTGCCCTGTTCATGGTCGCCAACATCGCCTTCGGCGCGGCGATCGTGGTCTACAACTCCTTCCTGCCCCAGTTGGGCGGCCCGGACGAACGCGACGGCATCTCCAGCCGGGGCTGGGCCCTGGGCTATCTCGGTGGTGGCGTGCTGCTGGCCCTGAACCTGGTCGCGGTGCAGTCCTTCGGCGACGGCACCGCCGAGCGGACCCTGGACCTGGCCCGCTGGTCGATCGTCTCGGCGGGTCTGTGGTGGGCGGCGTTCACCCTGGTGCCGCTGCGCTGGCTGCGGGAACACCCCACCGCGGCGGCCCTGGCCGCCGGGGGCCGGGGCAACGTGCTCACCGACGGGTTCCGGCAGCTCGGCCGCACCCTGCGGGAGATCAAGGCGTACCCCCTGACCTTGTTCTTCCTGCTCGCGTTCCTGGTCTACAACGACGGCATCCAGACCGTCATCACCCTGGCCAGCCAGTACGGCACCGAGGAGTTGCGGCTGGACCAGAGCACCCTGATCGTGACGATCCTGCTGGTGCAGTTCCTGGCCTTCGGCGGCGCGTTGGGCCTGGGTGCCCTGGCCGGGCGGATCGGGGCCTGGAAGACCGTGCTGCTGAGTCTGGTGCTGTGGACCGCGGTGATCATCGGGGCGTTCCGGTTGCCGGCCGAGGCCCCGCTGCCGTTCATGATCCTCGGCGCGGCCATCGGCCTGGTGCTCGGCGGCAGCCAGGCGCTGAGCCGCTCCCTGTTCAGCCAGTTGATCCCGGCCGGCAAGGAAGGCGAGTACTACGGCTTCTACGAGATCAGCGACAAGGGCACCAGTTGGCTCGGCCCGTTGGCGTTCGGCCTGGTGTTCCAGCTGACCAACTCCTACCGGGTCGGTCTGGTCTCCCTGCTGATCTTCTTCGTGGTCGGGTTCGCCCTGCTGCTGGCGGTGCCGATGCGGCGGGCGATCATCGCCGCCGGCAACACCCCACCCCGGGTGCTCTGA
- a CDS encoding FtsX-like permease family protein — MRFVWRRARGTRGLLLAAAGAALVATVALTGLAAYNRDVVDSGIRNVLAEAGAQERSVLIRSSAGRTPEALRDRDTALREQLRTDLGGLAAQITSVGYAAGRQLRGDAGDAVADRTGSIYASVMFLDGLPEHARLTAGAWPQAGATRPQTVLAAPAAAILGVGVGDRIPITDGLTERVTEVTVAGVFTPVDPQAAYWRLAPETATGSLPQAATYGPMVVHRDDFLTHFLANASAGWLVEPDLSTVRTTSELDRLAQVATRLVTTTPAEAGLGESAVAIGDLAVLVPRLQQATLVGRSALVTPMLLVVVLGGYALLLVAVLLTEHRRGETALLRARGASRRQLAGLTAREATLIVLPAAVAAPLIVSELLGLAGRLPGLAAVSLHSAGVSDAMIWLVAGAAAAGCALAMIGPSLRRGGSYVADLASRSRPSPRGMVQRAGLDVVLVGLAVLAWYQLSRYSSPLSRTRGGELGIDPLLAAAPTLGVLAGAVLALRLLPPLVRLAERWVDRRSWTAIMLGTWQAGRRPHAGPVLLLALAVAVGTLAWSLASTSRRSLDDQAAHQVGADLRLTETNGSAPEGRAEQLAGLPGTAAVLAGWRDRLQAGPEQAPMTVLAFDAEIAGEVVRIRPDLAGGSVGTVFEGLAAGRVTAPETPLPAGTRRLTGQLRTKVSQPFGVVAPVRHHAVLIGPDHRHRRLPLGVTGNGDRLPFSVELPAGDTPWRLAGFTVETTGSGRISLDWRLSDLRASRDDSRGEPVDLAADGGWRMVDTSGLLATPRATGNTLTVGMAARLAEGFTSRSTTLRMGISREAAKGPVPVAATPQALAALRREVGNQTRLFLGGAEVDLTVVGTVSALPGEADEAALVVDLPSLSTRIFHDQGIVRPPEEWWLATRAGQGQQVAAAVAGLGGLAVLDREQVAAELARDPFGVGARGALFAAALAAVLLAAVGVAVDVSATARRRATELAVLHTLGAGHRLVARSLLAEQAFLAGVGVLVGLGVGVGVAATMAPLVILTPSADRPHPPPLLSVDWPPVVATGVGLLLLALTFSAAVSMTMRRRLAATQLRIGEDR; from the coding sequence ATGAGGTTCGTGTGGCGGCGTGCCCGAGGCACGAGGGGCCTGCTGCTGGCCGCGGCCGGGGCGGCGCTGGTGGCCACGGTCGCCCTCACCGGACTGGCCGCGTACAACCGGGACGTGGTCGACTCGGGCATCCGTAACGTGCTCGCCGAGGCCGGCGCCCAGGAACGGTCGGTGCTGATCCGGTCCTCGGCCGGGCGTACCCCGGAAGCCCTGCGGGACCGCGACACCGCCCTGCGCGAGCAGTTGCGTACCGACCTGGGCGGGTTGGCCGCCCAGATCACCTCCGTCGGGTACGCGGCCGGCCGGCAGTTGCGCGGCGACGCCGGAGACGCGGTAGCCGATCGTACCGGCAGCATCTACGCCTCGGTGATGTTCCTCGACGGCCTGCCGGAGCACGCCCGACTCACCGCCGGTGCCTGGCCCCAGGCCGGGGCCACCCGGCCGCAGACCGTGCTGGCCGCCCCGGCGGCGGCGATCCTGGGGGTGGGGGTCGGTGACCGGATCCCGATCACCGACGGCCTCACCGAACGGGTCACCGAGGTGACCGTGGCGGGGGTGTTCACCCCGGTGGACCCGCAGGCCGCGTACTGGCGGCTGGCCCCGGAGACCGCTACCGGTTCGCTGCCGCAGGCGGCCACCTACGGCCCGATGGTCGTGCACCGCGACGACTTCCTCACCCACTTCCTGGCCAACGCCTCCGCCGGTTGGCTGGTCGAGCCCGACCTGTCGACGGTCCGGACCACCAGCGAGCTGGACCGGCTGGCACAGGTGGCCACCCGGTTGGTCACCACCACCCCGGCCGAGGCCGGTCTGGGTGAGTCCGCGGTGGCCATCGGCGACCTGGCCGTCCTGGTGCCCCGGTTGCAGCAGGCCACCCTGGTCGGCCGGTCCGCGTTGGTCACTCCGATGCTGCTGGTGGTGGTGCTCGGCGGGTACGCGCTGCTGCTCGTCGCCGTGCTGCTCACCGAGCACCGTCGGGGTGAGACCGCCCTGCTGCGCGCCCGGGGGGCCAGCCGCCGGCAACTGGCCGGGCTGACCGCCCGGGAGGCGACCCTGATCGTCCTGCCGGCCGCGGTCGCCGCCCCGCTGATCGTCAGCGAACTGCTCGGTCTGGCCGGGCGGCTACCCGGGCTGGCCGCGGTGTCGCTGCACTCAGCCGGGGTCTCCGACGCGATGATCTGGCTGGTGGCGGGGGCGGCGGCCGCCGGGTGCGCGCTGGCGATGATCGGTCCCAGCCTGCGCCGGGGTGGCAGCTACGTCGCCGACCTGGCCAGCCGTTCCCGGCCCAGCCCTCGGGGCATGGTGCAGCGGGCCGGGTTGGATGTGGTGCTGGTCGGCCTGGCGGTGCTGGCCTGGTATCAGTTGAGCCGATACTCCTCACCACTGTCCCGTACCCGCGGTGGTGAACTGGGCATCGACCCCCTGCTGGCCGCCGCCCCCACCCTGGGGGTGCTGGCCGGGGCGGTGCTCGCCCTGCGGCTGCTGCCCCCACTGGTGCGCTTGGCGGAACGCTGGGTGGACCGCAGGTCGTGGACCGCCATCATGCTCGGCACCTGGCAGGCCGGTCGCCGACCCCATGCCGGCCCGGTGCTGCTGCTGGCCCTGGCCGTCGCGGTCGGCACCCTGGCCTGGTCACTGGCGAGCACCTCCCGACGATCCCTGGACGACCAGGCCGCCCATCAGGTCGGCGCGGACCTGCGACTGACCGAGACCAACGGCTCCGCCCCCGAGGGCCGGGCCGAGCAGCTGGCCGGACTACCCGGCACGGCCGCCGTCCTGGCGGGCTGGCGGGACCGACTGCAGGCCGGACCGGAACAGGCCCCGATGACCGTGCTGGCGTTCGACGCCGAGATTGCCGGGGAGGTGGTACGGATCCGGCCGGACCTGGCCGGCGGCTCCGTCGGCACGGTGTTCGAGGGGCTGGCCGCCGGGCGGGTGACCGCACCGGAAACCCCGCTGCCGGCCGGTACCCGACGGCTCACCGGGCAGCTGCGGACCAAGGTCAGTCAGCCGTTCGGTGTCGTCGCCCCGGTACGCCACCATGCGGTGCTGATCGGGCCGGACCACAGGCACCGACGGTTGCCGCTGGGGGTCACCGGCAACGGCGACCGGCTGCCCTTCTCCGTCGAACTGCCGGCCGGTGACACGCCGTGGCGACTGGCCGGTTTCACGGTCGAGACCACCGGCAGCGGTCGGATCAGCCTGGACTGGCGGCTGTCCGACCTGCGGGCCAGCCGGGACGACTCCCGAGGGGAGCCGGTGGATCTGGCGGCCGACGGGGGGTGGCGGATGGTCGACACCTCCGGTCTGCTGGCCACCCCCAGGGCCACCGGAAACACCCTGACCGTCGGCATGGCGGCCCGGCTGGCGGAGGGATTCACCAGTCGCAGCACGACTCTGCGGATGGGGATCTCCCGGGAGGCGGCCAAGGGTCCGGTGCCGGTGGCGGCCACCCCGCAGGCCCTGGCCGCCCTGCGACGTGAGGTCGGCAACCAGACCCGACTGTTCCTCGGCGGCGCCGAGGTCGACCTCACCGTGGTCGGCACCGTGAGCGCCCTGCCCGGCGAGGCCGACGAGGCCGCCCTGGTGGTCGACCTGCCGTCACTGAGCACCCGGATCTTCCACGACCAGGGCATCGTGCGTCCTCCGGAGGAATGGTGGCTGGCCACCCGGGCGGGCCAGGGACAACAGGTGGCCGCCGCGGTCGCCGGGCTGGGTGGCCTGGCCGTGCTGGACCGTGAGCAGGTCGCCGCCGAACTGGCCCGGGACCCCTTCGGGGTGGGGGCCCGGGGTGCCCTGTTCGCCGCCGCCTTGGCCGCGGTGCTGCTGGCGGCCGTCGGGGTGGCGGTGGATGTCAGCGCGACCGCCCGACGGCGGGCCACCGAACTGGCCGTGCTGCACACCCTGGGTGCCGGGCACCGCCTGGTGGCCCGGTCACTCCTGGCCGAGCAGGCGTTCCTGGCCGGGGTGGGGGTGCTCGTCGGGTTGGGCGTCGGGGTGGGGGTCGCCGCCACGATGGCCCCCCTGGTCATCCTCACCCCGTCGGCCGACCGACCCCATCCACCGCCGTTGCTGAGTGTCGACTGGCCACCGGTGGTGGCCACCGGGGTGGGCCTGCTGCTGCTGGCGCTGACCTTCAGCGCCGCCGTGTCGATGACCATGCGCCGCCGCCTGGCCGCCACCCAACTCCGCATCGGGGAGGACCGGTGA
- a CDS encoding thymidine kinase — protein sequence MTSPADAVPTCLSRPALGGPGDTPAGCVAARGADGRPAHAAALRFYWGPMDCGKSTMALQMNYNHARQGRRGLVTTRIDRSLGPQVTTRIGLAHEAIEITDEVDLRALVRDAWADGVRVDYLICDEASFYSVEHVEQMAELVDSHDVDVYAFGLATDFRSCLFPAAQRLFELADSVARIQVEVLCWCGREGLLNARVAGGRVVREGEQVVIGDTVDTAEVRYQVLCRRHHRSGDLGPRATAPA from the coding sequence GTGACGAGCCCCGCAGATGCCGTACCGACCTGTTTGTCCCGGCCCGCACTGGGCGGGCCGGGTGACACCCCGGCCGGGTGTGTGGCCGCCCGGGGCGCCGACGGGCGTCCCGCGCACGCCGCCGCGCTGCGGTTCTACTGGGGGCCGATGGACTGCGGCAAGTCGACCATGGCCCTGCAGATGAACTACAACCACGCCCGGCAGGGCCGGCGAGGGCTGGTCACCACCCGCATCGACCGGTCCCTGGGCCCGCAGGTCACCACCCGCATCGGGCTGGCCCACGAGGCCATCGAGATCACCGACGAGGTGGACCTGCGGGCCCTGGTCCGGGATGCCTGGGCCGACGGGGTACGGGTGGACTACCTGATCTGCGACGAGGCCAGCTTCTACTCCGTGGAGCACGTGGAGCAGATGGCCGAACTGGTCGACAGCCACGACGTAGACGTGTACGCCTTCGGCCTGGCCACGGACTTCCGGTCCTGCCTGTTCCCCGCCGCCCAGCGGCTGTTCGAGCTGGCCGATTCGGTGGCCCGCATCCAGGTCGAGGTGCTCTGCTGGTGTGGCCGCGAGGGGCTGCTCAACGCCCGGGTGGCCGGTGGTCGGGTGGTCCGCGAAGGCGAGCAGGTCGTGATCGGTGACACCGTCGACACCGCCGAGGTGCGGTACCAGGTGCTGTGTCGGCGTCACCACCGCAGCGGCGACCTGGGGCCCCGCGCCACCGCCCCGGCCTGA
- a CDS encoding ABC transporter ATP-binding protein — translation MSEDLVRVQGLCRDYGSGERVVHALREVSLRAGRGELVAVRGRSGAGKTTLLNLIGGLDRPTSGRVWVAGQEVTAAGERDLLRLRRDDIGFVFQSFGLIPILSAAENVGVPMRLAKVPAAQREQRVSMLLEMVGLGGHAAQRPYEMSGGQQQRVAIARALANDPALLIADEPTGQLDSETGRAVMDLLRALVHARGMTALVATHDPTLVELADRVLVLRDGRLVESTEPVGV, via the coding sequence GTGAGCGAGGATCTGGTCCGGGTGCAGGGGCTGTGCCGCGACTACGGCAGCGGTGAGCGGGTGGTGCACGCCCTGCGGGAGGTGTCCCTGCGGGCCGGGCGGGGTGAACTGGTCGCGGTGCGGGGACGCTCCGGTGCCGGCAAGACCACCCTGCTGAATCTGATCGGTGGTCTGGACCGGCCCACCTCGGGCCGGGTGTGGGTGGCCGGTCAGGAGGTGACCGCGGCCGGTGAGCGGGACCTGCTGCGGCTGCGCCGCGACGACATCGGTTTCGTGTTCCAGTCCTTCGGGCTGATCCCGATCCTGTCGGCGGCGGAGAACGTCGGGGTGCCGATGCGACTGGCCAAGGTGCCGGCCGCGCAGCGGGAGCAGCGGGTGTCGATGCTGCTGGAGATGGTCGGGTTGGGTGGGCACGCCGCCCAGCGGCCGTACGAGATGTCCGGCGGGCAGCAGCAGCGGGTGGCGATCGCCCGGGCCCTGGCCAACGATCCGGCGTTGCTGATCGCCGACGAGCCGACCGGGCAGTTGGATTCGGAGACCGGGCGGGCGGTGATGGACCTGCTGCGGGCCCTGGTGCACGCCCGGGGGATGACCGCCCTGGTGGCCACCCACGATCCGACCCTGGTGGAGCTGGCCGACCGGGTGCTGGTGCTGCGCGACGGCCGGTTGGTCGAGTCGACCGAGCCGGTCGGGGTGTAG
- a CDS encoding ABC transporter ATP-binding protein — protein sequence MTVVREAPDLAALQRRAAERAAARAGGADRLRGHIVCDGLVRIFTTEGVEVVALQGLDLVVDRGELVAIVGASGSGKSTVLNILSGLDTPTAGIARVAGYDLLTMSARKRLRYRRHTVGFVWQQTGRNLLPYLSARENVELPMRLARRGGRAGRRRAMELLEMVGVDYCADRRPGQMSGGEQQRCAVAVAVANDPEVLFADEPTGELDEATAAEVFGALRAINAELGVTVVVVTHDPQVASQVRRTVAIRDGRTASEVHRRARVGADGVEELVTEEYAVLDRAGRMQLPAGFVDALALRDRVRLTLEPDHVQVRPGEQRDSA from the coding sequence ATGACCGTGGTCAGGGAGGCACCGGACCTCGCGGCGCTTCAGCGGCGGGCGGCGGAACGGGCCGCCGCCCGAGCCGGTGGCGCGGACCGGTTGCGGGGGCACATCGTCTGCGACGGCCTGGTACGCATCTTCACCACCGAGGGGGTGGAGGTGGTCGCCCTGCAAGGGCTGGACCTGGTCGTCGACCGGGGTGAGCTGGTGGCGATCGTGGGGGCCTCCGGTTCCGGTAAGTCCACCGTGCTGAACATCCTGTCCGGGCTGGACACCCCGACCGCCGGGATCGCCCGGGTGGCCGGCTACGACCTGCTGACCATGTCGGCGCGCAAGCGGCTGCGGTACCGGCGGCACACGGTCGGGTTCGTCTGGCAGCAGACCGGACGTAACCTGCTGCCCTATCTGAGTGCCCGGGAGAACGTCGAGTTGCCGATGCGGCTGGCCCGGCGGGGTGGCCGGGCCGGTCGACGACGGGCCATGGAACTGCTGGAGATGGTCGGGGTCGATTACTGCGCGGATCGCCGACCGGGGCAGATGAGCGGTGGCGAGCAGCAGCGGTGTGCGGTGGCGGTGGCCGTGGCCAACGACCCGGAGGTGTTGTTCGCCGACGAGCCGACCGGGGAACTGGACGAGGCCACGGCCGCGGAGGTGTTCGGGGCGTTGCGGGCCATCAACGCCGAGTTGGGGGTCACCGTCGTGGTGGTCACCCACGATCCGCAGGTCGCCTCGCAGGTGCGGCGGACGGTCGCGATCCGGGACGGCCGGACCGCCTCCGAGGTGCACCGCCGGGCCCGAGTCGGCGCCGACGGCGTGGAGGAACTGGTCACCGAGGAGTACGCGGTGCTGGACCGGGCCGGACGGATGCAGTTGCCGGCCGGTTTCGTCGACGCCTTGGCGTTGCGGGACCGGGTGAGGTTGACCCTGGAGCCGGACCACGTGCAGGTCCGCCCCGGCGAGCAGCGGGATTCGGCGTGA
- a CDS encoding Rv0361 family membrane protein, producing the protein MGAAQPWSRPARRRHPMRAGLTVAGIGVALCCVGVAGLGAWNVQVVTQAAGPVRETTEGFLRQVTAGDTAGAYERLCGDARSRWSEVGFTSWVRTPPVVRDYEIVDVSVATRGGRPQGTVTVRLTRESGGTEQRELSVIREQDGWRVCGDPY; encoded by the coding sequence GTGGGCGCTGCGCAGCCGTGGAGCAGACCGGCCCGGCGACGCCATCCGATGCGGGCTGGGCTCACCGTCGCCGGGATCGGGGTGGCCCTGTGCTGCGTCGGCGTCGCCGGCCTGGGCGCCTGGAACGTCCAGGTGGTCACCCAGGCCGCCGGACCGGTGCGGGAGACCACCGAAGGCTTCCTGCGCCAGGTCACCGCCGGGGACACCGCCGGGGCGTACGAGCGGCTGTGCGGGGACGCGCGCAGCCGGTGGAGCGAGGTCGGCTTCACCAGTTGGGTACGCACCCCGCCGGTGGTGCGCGACTACGAGATCGTGGACGTGTCCGTGGCCACCCGCGGCGGGCGGCCCCAGGGCACCGTCACCGTACGGCTGACCCGCGAGAGCGGCGGCACCGAACAGCGTGAGCTGTCCGTCATCCGCGAGCAGGACGGTTGGCGGGTCTGCGGCGACCCGTACTGA
- a CDS encoding FtsX-like permease family protein: MTVRRIRAYGGHVGLLAVLGLVAAVLVTAVPRLANGYADRSLHADVARLPHLVRDVSFAVEQRPDRPRPEEGAPAAAGEGDLDRLLGSLPQPLPALVDRRWYAAVLDEQTLTATGDEPPMDGGATKKIGLRAQTGVQEAALITAGRWPRSAAGGPTEVAVSTAVAETLSLRPGSRLRFTGASAGMRASARVVGVFDPRDADDPVWDDLMLGLNPVVPVVDGEPYLAMAVTDWAGIDNVVAGSGVPVSYEWRYRLDERRLDTTTLAGVVDAVSQTRRTEWLPGSRVHTSLDVSLVRFTEQLRAVQALLAIAQTGLVASLLGLILLAARLMVQRRRDELALLRARGASLAAIGWRTGVEAVLVQPVAVLLGWLIATRVPGRSTGTPWGVLLLVVLTTLAVPVLAMLSQRRVGSTSGRVDLVRQRPSVRRLTVEASVVVLAGLGVVLLRRRGLDPADGVDAYLSSVPVLVAVAAALVAIRLLPWPLRLVGRLAGRARGAPLFLGVTRAGRSAPVALGPLAVLIVAVSTGVFGGVVTTTVAAARDRAATLTVPGDAWLTGWAFSPDAADELIRVPGVQAVARVSVESNRRLWSEPGPQATSLGQARVLVVDAPAFAEVVARSGVEVEVPAVLRSAARGDGPVPAVVSPRLAAELGDTAVADVQSRLYEFRVAAVADTFPGVGLGVDRFVVLPWQALPEYELTPIIPNRYLLAGDDVDEARLLEVADATQRRRQSAVLGTEVTRTQLPATLETWRAHREGLERTGANEVLTLTFTAGAGGSAALAVLAVGFAVIADAAGRGRMLSRLRTMGLSAAHGRRLLVYELVPLVVVAALTGTAVGIALPRLLGPTLGLSQFAPGVPMRDHLDPLVVGGVLGLVVLGLLTGLLVENLVNRRMRLGEALRLGEGNA, from the coding sequence ATGACTGTGCGGCGGATCAGGGCGTACGGCGGGCATGTGGGCTTGTTGGCGGTGCTGGGGTTGGTGGCGGCGGTGCTGGTGACCGCCGTGCCCCGGTTGGCCAACGGGTACGCCGACCGGAGTCTGCACGCCGACGTGGCCCGGCTGCCGCACCTCGTGCGCGACGTGTCGTTCGCGGTCGAGCAGCGTCCGGACCGGCCGCGGCCCGAGGAAGGGGCGCCGGCCGCTGCGGGTGAGGGCGACCTGGACCGGCTGCTCGGGTCGTTGCCGCAGCCGCTGCCCGCCCTGGTGGACCGTCGGTGGTACGCCGCCGTACTGGACGAGCAGACCCTGACCGCCACCGGCGACGAGCCACCGATGGACGGTGGGGCGACCAAGAAGATCGGCCTGCGGGCGCAGACCGGTGTCCAGGAGGCGGCCCTGATCACCGCCGGTCGTTGGCCGCGCAGCGCGGCCGGCGGCCCTACCGAGGTGGCGGTCTCCACCGCGGTGGCGGAGACCCTGTCGCTGCGACCGGGCAGCCGGTTGCGGTTCACCGGCGCCAGTGCGGGCATGCGGGCCTCGGCGCGGGTCGTCGGGGTGTTCGACCCCCGCGACGCCGACGATCCGGTCTGGGACGACCTGATGCTGGGCCTGAACCCGGTGGTGCCGGTCGTCGACGGCGAGCCCTACCTGGCCATGGCGGTCACCGACTGGGCAGGGATCGACAACGTGGTCGCCGGCAGCGGGGTGCCGGTCAGCTACGAGTGGCGGTACCGGCTGGATGAGCGGCGACTGGACACCACCACCCTGGCGGGGGTCGTCGACGCGGTGAGCCAGACCCGGCGCACCGAGTGGCTGCCCGGCTCGCGGGTGCACACCTCCCTGGACGTCAGCCTGGTCCGGTTCACCGAACAGTTGCGGGCGGTGCAGGCCCTGCTGGCCATCGCACAGACCGGCCTGGTGGCCAGCCTGCTGGGGCTGATCCTGCTGGCCGCCCGGTTGATGGTGCAGCGTCGCCGCGACGAGTTGGCGTTGCTGCGGGCCCGAGGGGCCTCGCTGGCCGCGATCGGGTGGCGTACCGGCGTCGAGGCGGTGCTGGTGCAGCCGGTGGCGGTGCTGCTGGGTTGGCTGATCGCCACCCGGGTGCCGGGCCGGTCGACCGGAACCCCCTGGGGGGTGCTGCTGCTGGTGGTGCTCACCACCCTGGCGGTGCCGGTGCTGGCCATGCTCTCCCAGCGGCGGGTCGGGTCAACCTCCGGACGGGTCGACCTGGTCCGGCAGCGCCCGTCGGTACGCCGGTTGACCGTGGAGGCCAGCGTGGTGGTGCTGGCCGGGCTGGGGGTGGTGTTGCTGCGTCGCCGGGGCCTGGATCCGGCCGACGGGGTCGACGCGTACCTCAGCTCCGTGCCGGTGCTGGTCGCGGTCGCCGCCGCCCTGGTGGCGATCCGGCTGCTGCCGTGGCCGCTGCGGCTGGTCGGCCGGCTGGCCGGACGGGCCCGGGGTGCCCCGCTGTTCCTGGGGGTGACCCGGGCCGGGCGGAGTGCGCCGGTGGCGTTGGGGCCGTTGGCGGTGCTGATCGTCGCGGTCAGCACCGGGGTGTTCGGTGGGGTGGTGACGACCACTGTGGCCGCCGCCCGGGACCGGGCCGCGACCCTGACGGTGCCCGGTGACGCCTGGCTGACCGGGTGGGCCTTCTCCCCGGACGCGGCCGACGAGCTGATCCGGGTGCCCGGGGTGCAGGCCGTGGCCCGGGTGTCGGTGGAGTCCAATCGGCGGCTGTGGTCCGAACCCGGGCCGCAGGCGACCTCCCTCGGGCAGGCCCGGGTGCTGGTGGTGGACGCCCCGGCCTTCGCCGAGGTGGTGGCCCGCAGCGGGGTCGAGGTGGAGGTGCCCGCCGTGTTGCGGTCCGCCGCCCGCGGCGACGGGCCGGTGCCCGCGGTGGTGTCGCCGCGGCTGGCGGCGGAACTCGGCGACACCGCGGTGGCCGATGTGCAGAGCCGGCTGTACGAGTTCCGGGTGGCCGCGGTGGCCGACACCTTCCCCGGGGTGGGGTTGGGGGTCGACCGGTTCGTGGTGCTGCCCTGGCAGGCCCTGCCGGAGTACGAGTTGACCCCGATCATCCCCAACCGGTATCTGCTCGCCGGCGACGACGTCGACGAGGCGAGGCTGCTGGAGGTCGCCGACGCCACCCAGCGCCGTCGACAGTCCGCGGTGCTCGGCACGGAGGTGACCCGTACCCAACTGCCGGCGACCCTGGAGACCTGGCGGGCCCACCGGGAGGGGCTGGAGCGTACCGGCGCCAATGAGGTGCTGACCCTGACCTTCACCGCAGGCGCCGGGGGAAGCGCCGCCCTGGCCGTACTCGCGGTGGGGTTCGCGGTGATCGCCGACGCCGCCGGTCGGGGGCGGATGCTGTCCCGGCTGCGCACGATGGGTCTGTCCGCCGCACACGGCCGCCGACTGCTGGTGTACGAGCTGGTGCCGCTGGTGGTGGTCGCGGCCCTGACGGGTACGGCCGTGGGCATCGCCCTGCCCAGGCTGCTCGGCCCGACCCTGGGGTTGTCCCAGTTCGCCCCCGGGGTGCCGATGCGTGACCACCTGGATCCCCTGGTCGTGGGCGGGGTGCTGGGGTTGGTGGTGCTCGGCCTGCTGACCGGCCTGCTGGTGGAGAACCTGGTGAACCGACGGATGCGCCTGGGTGAGGCGCTGCGTCTCGGAGAGGGGAACGCATGA